Below is a genomic region from Ananas comosus cultivar F153 unplaced genomic scaffold, ASM154086v1, whole genome shotgun sequence.
CCTGTGGGGGAAGGTGGAGTACTTGGTCATGGGCACGGTGACGATGTTCCGCCGCGCATTCGCCGCCGATTTTGCGATGGCGTCGACGACCTCCTTGGCCTTCCCGACGCCAACGCCGACGTGGCCCTTCTtgtcgccgacgacgacgatggcCCTGAAGGAGAGCTTCTTCCCCCCCTTCACCACCTTCGTCACCCTCCGCACCTGCACCACCCTCTCCTCGAACCCGTCGTTGGGCTTCTCCCTCTTCCGCCGCCCCAGGAGCCCCCCGGCCTTCTTGAGCTTCGCGTCCATGGCGAACACGTCGTTCCCGAGCACGCTCACGCCGCTGAACGCGGGGCCGTAGATCTCCTCGTAGGCCGCGGCGATCTCCTCCTCCGTCTCCGGGGGGAGCTCGTCGAAGGGCGTCGGGGGCACGTAGCCCTCTGGCGGGGACGGCGGGTCgaaggcgtcgtcgtcgtcgtcgtcgtcgtctccggcGTCGGCAACAGCGGCGTCGGTGGCGTCGTCTGCGGCGGAGGGGGT
It encodes:
- the LOC109705236 gene encoding 30S ribosomal protein S5, chloroplastic-like, whose protein sequence is MAIAAAAAAATAAALSSLSLRPSLPSSLLSSNPKPSSLILLRHPHRPPPAPLLCSKLTPSAADDATDAAVADAGDDDDDDDDAFDPPSPPEGYVPPTPFDELPPETEEEIAAAYEEIYGPAFSGVSVLGNDVFAMDAKLKKAGGLLGRRKREKPNDGFEERVVQVRRVTKVVKGGKKLSFRAIVVVGDKKGHVGVGVGKAKEVVDAIAKSAANARRNIVTVPMTKYSTFPHRADGDYGAAKVMLRPASPGTGVIAGGSVRIVLELAGVDNALGKQLGSKNALNNARATVVATQKMRQFREVALERGIPMEELWK